A stretch of the Vitis riparia cultivar Riparia Gloire de Montpellier isolate 1030 chromosome 13, EGFV_Vit.rip_1.0, whole genome shotgun sequence genome encodes the following:
- the LOC117929204 gene encoding putative disease resistance protein RGA4: protein MEAVGDALLSAAIGLLFEKLASTDLLDFARQQWVYSDLKKWEIELSDIHEELNDAEDKQITDRSVKEWLGNLKDMAYDMEDILDEFAYEALQREVTAKEADHQARPSKVRKLISTCLGIFNPTEVMRYIKMRSKVWEITRRLRDISAQKSELRLEKVAAITNSAWGRPVTASLVYEPQVYGRGTEKDIIIGMLLTNEPTKTNFSVVSIVAMGGMGKTTLARLVYDDDETITKHFDKKAWVCVSDQFDAVRITKTILNSVTNSQSSDSQDLRQIQENLRKELKGKKFLIVLDDLWNDDYFELDRLCSPFWVGAQGSKILVTTRNNDVANKMRGHKNLHELKQLPYDDCLKIFQTHAFELMNIDEHPNLESIGRRIVEKCGGSPLAARALGGLLRSELRECEWERVLHSKVWDFTDKECDIIPVLRLSYYHLSSHLKRCL, encoded by the coding sequence ATGGAAGCTGTGGGAGACGCTCTTCTTTCTGCTGCCATCGGCCTCTTGTTTGAAAAGTTGGCCTCCACTGATTTGCTTGACTTTGCACGCCAACAATGGGTGTACTCTGATCTCAAGAAATGGGAGATAGAATTGTCGGATATTCATGAAGAGCTTAATGACGCGGAGGACAAGCAGATCACGGATCGCTCTGTGAAAGAGTGGCTGGGCAATCTGAAAGATATGGCTTATGATATGGAGGACATCTTGGATGAGTTCGCCTACGAAGCTTTGCAACGGGAGGTCACGGCCAAAGAAGCTGATCATCAAGCCAGGCCGAGCAAGGTACGCAAGCTCATCTCAACTTGTCTTGGCATTTTCAATCCTACTGAGGTTATGCGttatattaaaatgaggtcCAAGGTGTGGGAAATCACTCGCCGCTTACGAGATATTTCGGCTCAAAAATCTGAGCTTCGTCTAGAAAAGGTGGCTGCGATAACCAACTCTGCTTGGGGAAGGCCAGTCACTGCATCTCTAGTCTATGAACCTCAGGTCTATGGCAGGGGGACAGAAAAAGATATTATAATTGGTATGCTGCTTACGAATGAACCCACTAAAACCAATTTTTCTGTAGTTTCCATCGTGGCCATGGGTGGGATGGGCAAGACCACACTGGCAAGACTGGTGTACGATGACGATGAGACCATAACCaagcattttgataaaaaagcCTGGGTTTGTGTCTCAGATCAGTTCGATGCAGTGAGAATAACAAAGACAATTCTCAACTCGGTGACTAATTCTCAAAGCAGTGATTCACAAGACTTGCGTCAAATccaagaaaatttgaggaaggaattgaagggaaaaaaatttctgATAGTTTTGGATGATTTGTGGAATGATGATTACTTTGAGTTGGACAGGCTATGCTCCCCTTTCTGGGTGGGAGCACAGGGAAGCAAAATTCTAGTCACAACTCGCAATAATGATGTTGCAAACAAGATGAGAGGACACAAGAACTTACATGAGCTCAAACAGTTACCTTATGATGATTGTTTGAAGATATTTCAAACACATGCTTTTGAACTTATGAATATCGATGAGCACCCAAATTTGGAATCAATTGGCAGGAGAATTGTAGAGAAGTGTGGAGGTTCGCCCTTAGCAGCAAGAGCCCTTGGTGGCCTTTTGCGCTCTGAATTACGTGAATGTGAATGGGAAAGAGTATTGCACAGCAAAGTATGGGATTTCACAGACAAGGAATGTGACATCATCCCTGTCTTGAGATTGAGCTACTATCATCTGTCTTCACATTTAAAGAGGTGTTTATGA